The Vanrija pseudolonga chromosome 1, complete sequence genomic sequence tggcgcgcGAGCAAGCCGTACACGCGcttctcgtcgcgcgcgctcccGAGGAGATGCAGCCGGGGTTCTGGGGCTGCATGGCGGAACTTGGGCGGCGTGcactcgcgcccgccgcgctcgggcATGGCGGCGCGCCACGCGAGCTGTTTGTGCGAGTAgcgtgcccgcgccggcggggacatgggcggcgtgggcttgGGGAGCGGactcgggctgggcggggaggacgggccggcgaggtggtggtcgttgtcgtcgagctcggcgagctcgccctcctccagctcggtGATGGCCGGCAGCGTGCGGCActtgcgccgccgcgggctgggcggcatGTCGTCGATGTTGTCGGCGGGGGGTGAGTTGTTTTCGTTGCTGTTactgctgttgttgttgttcgcccccgcctcctcgcctgTTATCTGGCcgtccgcgcccgcgcccacgcccaggccgaggtgcgaggaggaaggcgacaagtgcgggggtggcggcTTGTGCGCTGCCGAGCTGGGGCAGGAAACGGCGCACGCTCGCTTGCGCTTGCGTGGGGGCTGGGCGTCAATGTCGTCGCTGGAGGCCGAGTCGCTGTCACTGTCGCTGTCGGAGGGGTACAGCGACGCGAGAGAGAGCGGCGagaggggggcgggggcgagtgGTTCCAGCACGCGGTCGACGTCCATACTGCCGTCGTCGAAGAGCATGCGGGGGACGAGTTTGTCGTCGTGgtagtcgtcctcgtcgtcagagtCGGGGGATTCGTGCCACCCCATGCGGGAGacggggcgcggcggtggcgaggagagcATTTTGGGGCTTGGGGACAGACGttgcgtgcgtgcggtggcgcggcggtgggggtgCCGTTGTGTGCCTTTGGCTTTGGGAAGGAGGGACAaggggaggatgaggaagagAGAGGATGAGGAAGAGGTAAAAAGGAAGACAGTTCAGTTATTTGTGTTAAAAGGACACCCGCTGCGACGTCGCTGATGAAAGATGACTGTgtctgtcgtcgttgtcgtggcTATCGATAGCAGTGTCAGATCCATCGACATTGATCGGCGACCAAACGTGAAACATCTCGGTGCCACACAGCCACTTGCGTCAATTCAACAGCCCCACAGGCACAGTGGGGTGCTGCGACACGCAACATGCTGCTCGGCTGCACGACTGcaccacgccgccccgccAATCTGCCATGAACAATGCATGCACCTTCTGACCGCCCCCATCGCCCCACTGCACCCCCTACAACGAATGATCGCCGCCGAACAGGTGGAAACTCCGCGAGTagctcgcgctggcgatAAACTTGCCGTCGCGCGACACATCCGCGCTCATGACCTTGCCTGCGTCGGTGGCGAGGTTGCGCACGCGGGCCCACTCGTCGGCCGACCAGATGCGCACGTTCGAGTCGAAGCCCGCCGTCACGAGGAATAGGCCCGAACGGGGCAGgtcgggctgctgctgcgcctcgccgctgtccccGTCGACCTCCATCGCGCCGTTGCTCGCAGCCGCTGGCGCCACAGAGTCCAGGCCCTGGAACGGATTCTCCCCCGCCGCATGGTAGAAGCGCAGATCGGACACTGACGACGAGTGCGCCGGGATGACATGCTGCGtgcggagcgcgcgcaggtCCCAGATACGCACAGTGTTGTCGCCTGATCCGGTTGCCACCTGGAACCCGTTGGGCGCAAAGTCGACCGACAGAATCTCCTTGGCGTGTCCGTCGAGCACCATGGCGGTGCGACCCGTTCGCAGATCCCACACACGCCCGATGGCGTCAAAgccgcccgaggccgcgagcgcgccgtcgtcctggAACGCGAGCGCCATCACCTCCTTGCTGTGTCCCTCCTGCACGAGGAGCTCAGCCTGCGTCTGGACGTCCCACATGCGCCAGGTACCGTCGAAGCCAGCTGCGCCGACGTACGCGCCACTTGGGTGGAACTCGACGCGTCCGACACGGTTTGTGTGGCCTGAtagcgaggcgagcggctTCTCCGCATCCAGGGACCACAGCTtgacgtcgccctcgccgccgccagtcgcAAAGTTGGCAGCGGACTCGGAGAGCCCGACCGTCGCCTCTGGGTGCCACGCCGCACCGCTGACCTTGTCCGTGTGCCCGCGGCGCACAGCCACGCTGTTCAGGTTTGGCAGATCCCACACCTTGGTATCGCCGGTCCACGAGGTcgtgaggaggagcttggAGTTGGGCGAGAATCGAATCGTCGACAGCGGTCGGTCGTCGCCAAACTGCGAGCCGAGGTTCTGGAACGTCTGCAGCTCCCCAAACACCTCTTTCCGCACGTTGACAATCTTGCTGAGGGGCAAGTTGACCTCGATCCGTTGCCTTGCGATGCGCTTGCCCGCGCGCGACAATGAATACCGTGCAATCTTTCGCCtggcctcgagcagcgcctgcgGGCCCTCGGTGTAGAACTCgccctcttcgtcgtccgagtcgccgCTATCGCTGTCGAAGGCGACCAGCGGCCGTCCCTTGTCGCGCTCATAGCTCTCCTGGATCTCCTTCAATCGGTCTCGACGGTCTCCTGGCTGAGATAGCGTCAGCATCGCAGCCTtaccgctgacaccccacgCCACTTACCCCTTCACCAAACAGCGTTATTGGCTCGCCAAATGCTCGTAGCCTCTCGCGGACCTTCTTGTCGTCTGTCGGTACGGCCATGCGGCGCATacggtcgcgccgcgcgagctgctcgtgcAGCATGGCATTTTGggcacgctcacgctcatcGTCGGAGCCTCCGAGCTCGTACGTGTTGTCGACGGCTGAGGGGGTCAGCGGGGGGCCTGGGAGCTTACCATCATCActcaccaagctcgtcgaTATCCATGTTGGATGATGTGATGTAGGTGTTTGCTTGCTTGAGTCGTCTCTGTGCCGAAACCCAACTTGACTTCTTCGATAACATTGACGGTTGGCCACTGTATGTCATTGATGACGGAAGCAAATCCACGTGGCGTGAACAAGTTCCGAGTTGGTTTCTGCTTTTTCTCCAAAGATTACCTTGCATCTTGCAGGGCGGGCGACATCGGCCGGAAAGTGGGACAGCCAGGtttgggggggggggggggtgacTGCTCGtgcagccgacgacggtcCACATCGCAAAAGTcaaacgacgacgccaagggcCTCTTTCGTCGTGtcaacacccacaccacatCACACCACGACATGCTCGCACGGCGTATCGCGGCTGGGCCATcccgcgcgctcctcacgCGCCTGGCATCGACGGCTGCCGCAGAGGTCCAGCACGCCCAGCAGCCCCCATcaccaccgcctcccccATCGTCGTCAACACCACGGGTCAAGCTCCGCGCTCCGCGGTTCACTGCCTCGCCAgagaagctcgagcgcctcgtcgccctcgtcgagcagggaACCGAGACGGCACTGGAACGCCGCCAGACGTTTGAGCTGTTCGACAACCTCACCCCCGCACAGAAGCAGAGCCTGCCGACTGCCCAGCTCCGGGCCatcctccgcgccgtcgtgccccGCTCCGACGATGTGCGGCGCATCGCCAACGACGGCCCGAAGCGCGAGCTCTTCGCGATGAACCGCAAGCGGTCGAAACAGTGGGAGCCCCGTCTCCGCTCCATCCTCTCCATCCTCATCGCCCGCAACGACGCAAGCCTCGGCGACTGGTTGTTCACCTTGCACTCCCTTGcgtcgctcggcgacgtgaAGGGCTGCGAGGCCCTGATCGCTGAGATGCCCGAGGAGCTCCGAAACCACCGTGCAGTCAGCCAGtaccgtctcggcgccgtcgtccagtGGACCCGGAAGATGAACTTTGAGCCCTCTGCTCACCCGAAGACtgggctcgtcgacctcgcccacaATGCGTTCTGGGACATCTTCCGGGGCATCCAGCGCGATGAGATGGGGGTCAGGGGTATTACTCTGCACCTGCTGCTCACTGCCACGAGTGAGATGACCGGCCTGCTGGTGAAGCTTGGCAACCCGGAGGCGATCGCTCGCTTCGACGACTTTATGCGCTTCCTGCTGAAGGAGGGCTATGGTATCGACCTTGGCAACCTCGCTGCCAGTCTTCTGAGCCGCGACCCATCCCGTCCTTATGGTACCCTCTCGGCGCAGGGCCTCAATGCCGTGTTGAAGCAGCTGGCGATTCGCGGCACGGACCCCTACAGCCTCCTCCGCGCGTACGAGCTGTTGTCCACCGACACAAGAACTGGCGAGGTCCTCGAAACCACGAACGCCTACGGCaatgaggacgaggacgactttgTGCCGGGTATCAGCGGGCTCACGGCTGCCGAGGAAGCCGGTGACGGCCGCCAGAAGCGCGACTACTTTGGTGGACTTGGTGCCACGGCGTCTTGTAAGTGTTTGCCGTCCTGGCGGGTTAATGGGGCTATAACTAACATGTGCAGTCTTCTCTCCAGCTTCACCAGAGgtccccgagctcgccgaagGAGAGACTGTCCCCCAGTACCGACGACACGTTCCAAACTTCTTCCCTCCGTCCACCTCACCCCGGGACATTACCCCCGACACTTCTCGCGCCCTGCCCCCCAAGCCTCGATACGACTCCAACAGCGTCCTTGTGCTTTTGGACGCCATCCGTGCATCGGGCAACTGGTCTCTCTTTGAAGGAGTGTTGAAGACGTCTGTGGTCGACGCTCAGCGAGCAAACGCAGAGTGGCTGGCCGCCTACCTTGCCTGCCCGCTCGAGAACCGCAAACAGCTCTTCAAGCCCATGAGGGTGTCCCCTGAATGGTTCCGCGCAGCCCTGGCATACAGCAACAACGAGTTTGGAAGAGGGGCAGGGCGACTGGCGGGTTCGATCCAGTACGCGCTCGAGTGGATCGACCAGGAGATTGATGTGGTCATTGCCACCGAGGCACGACTTGCCAAGGACGCCGCGACTACCGCATCTGTCGATGAGGCCGGCCGCACCGTCCTCCCCGTCCCCGACTTTGCGACAGACCCTCGGGCGAAGCAGCGCGCCGTGAACCGCGAAGTCTTCATCGTATCAGATGCGCTCGAGACATTGTACAacgaccgcgacgagctgcggcaTCACCTGGCACGAGCGCTGCAGCTCCGCGGAAAGAGGAAAGAACGCGAGGCAGCGCGCCAGACTCGCGCGGCTGCGAAGCGAGCTCTCAAGGCTGCccaggaggccaaggaggaggcgcgtTGGGCGGCCCAGGAGCGGGCATCAttgatggcgtcggcgaatAACGATCTGGCGTTTATTGGGGCTGCTGGTGTGAGCAAGTAGACGAGAGCATGGCTAGCATAGCATGGGGAGGCGAGTAGACGCATTTGCATTAGCATTGGGTATGGTAGATGCATAGACTGCAACAGAACGAGTGGAACATTGTCGAGGGGGGGCCGCGGAGGCAGATTAATCTGCCACTGGCAGCTGGCTGTGGTCTGAGCCACGACGCGCGTCATTGTGAACCGTCGTCGCTCGTTGAGCGGCCACTTTTGATTGAAATCTCCATTCCGAGTTCCGTCTGTTTCCATTTCACTCATGCCTCCCTCGCGATCCCAAGACGCAATGAACGGTGAGGACGCGCATGGAACCTGCCTGCGTGCGATGCGGTGGCTGACACGAGCAGTGACAATCAAGCACAGCGGCAAGTCGTtccccgtcgacgtcgacgtctcggcgccggcaacgGCGTTCAAGGAGTCGATCTACAAGGTCACCGGCGTGCCTGTTGGTGAGTTGCGTCGTTGTTGAttcgagcagctcgagctgacCTGCAGACCGTATGAAGGTCATGGTCAAGGGTATCCTCAAGGTGGGTGATGGCGCTGTAGCCAGCTGGCTGCTAGCTGGGCACCGCTGATCAgcaggacgacgccga encodes the following:
- the PRPF4 gene encoding U4/U6 small nuclear ribonucleoprotein Prp4 → MDIDELAVDNTYELGGSDDERERAQNAMLHEQLARRDRMRRMAVPTDDKKVRERLRAFGEPITLFGEGPGDRRDRLKEIQESYERDKGRPLVAFDSDSGDSDDEEGEFYTEGPQALLEARRKIARYSLSRAGKRIARQRIEVNLPLSKIVNVRKEVFGELQTFQNLGSQFGDDRPLSTIRFSPNSKLLLTTSWTGDTKVWDLPNLNSVAVRRGHTDKVSGAAWHPEATVGLSESAANFATGGGEGDVKLWSLDAEKPLASLSGHTNRVGRVEFHPSGAYVGAAGFDGTWRMWDVQTQAELLVQEGHSKEVMALAFQDDGALAASGGFDAIGRVWDLRTGRTAMVLDGHAKEILSVDFAPNGFQVATGSGDNTVRIWDLRALRTQHVIPAHSSSVSDLRFYHAAGENPFQGLDSVAPAAASNGAMEVDGDSGEAQQQPDLPRSGLFLVTAGFDSNVRIWSADEWARVRNLATDAGKVMSADVSRDGKFIASASYSRSFHLFGGDHSFDSDSDSASSDDIDAQPPRKRKRALPSHSVPTATRLVTAALAFATD